Proteins from a single region of Nocardioides anomalus:
- a CDS encoding sirohydrochlorin chelatase: MAAPALVALAHGSRDRRSAATVKALVDEVRALRPDLKVEAAFLELSKPDFHTVVDRLVKAGHEEIVVVPLLLTEAYHAKVDVPASIAAASERHPHVRIQASSILGLEASFLEVLDERLRAALADARVRELDALVLAAAGSSDPLANQSVARLGRLWGTHHRLPVTAAFASSAPPATGEAVRAFRAEGRRHIAVASLFLAPGFLPDRAAELAVEAGAVAVSEPLGAHPNLARAVLARYAVGAVELVPV, translated from the coding sequence ATGGCCGCTCCTGCCCTGGTCGCGCTGGCTCACGGGAGCCGCGACCGCCGTTCCGCCGCCACGGTGAAGGCCCTGGTCGACGAGGTCCGCGCCCTGCGCCCGGACCTCAAGGTCGAGGCCGCCTTCCTCGAGCTCTCCAAGCCGGACTTCCACACCGTCGTGGACCGGCTGGTCAAGGCCGGCCACGAGGAGATCGTCGTGGTCCCGCTGCTGCTCACCGAGGCCTATCATGCCAAGGTCGACGTGCCCGCCTCCATCGCGGCCGCCTCCGAGCGCCACCCGCACGTGCGCATCCAGGCCTCGTCGATCCTCGGCCTCGAGGCGTCGTTCCTCGAGGTGCTCGACGAGCGGCTGCGCGCCGCGCTGGCCGACGCCCGGGTCCGCGAGCTCGACGCCCTGGTCCTGGCCGCGGCCGGGTCCAGCGACCCGCTGGCCAACCAGTCCGTGGCCCGCCTCGGTCGCCTGTGGGGCACCCACCACAGGCTGCCGGTCACCGCGGCCTTCGCCTCCTCCGCGCCGCCGGCCACCGGCGAGGCCGTGCGGGCCTTCCGCGCCGAGGGGCGCCGACACATCGCCGTCGCCTCGCTGTTCCTGGCTCCCGGCTTCCTGCCGGACCGGGCCGCGGAGCTCGCGGTCGAGGCCGGTGCGGTGGCGGTCTCCGAGCCGCTGGGCGCGCACCCGAACCTGGCCCGGGCGGTCCTTGCGCGGTACGCCGTCGGCGCCGTCGAGCTCGTCCCCGTCTGA
- a CDS encoding DUF3037 domain-containing protein yields MSGRLAYEYVVLRCVPRVDREEFLNVGVVLHCQMADFLDLAWHVDADRLRALDPRVDVAQVEESLAFAHAVCAGHPTSGAAGAEPLRQRFGFLKAPRSTVLQPGPVHGGVTTDPARQLERLLEQLVG; encoded by the coding sequence GTGAGCGGGAGGCTGGCCTACGAGTACGTCGTGCTCCGGTGCGTGCCGCGCGTGGACCGCGAGGAGTTCCTCAACGTCGGGGTCGTCCTGCACTGCCAGATGGCGGACTTCCTCGACCTCGCCTGGCACGTCGACGCCGACCGGCTGCGCGCCCTGGATCCCCGCGTGGACGTCGCGCAGGTCGAGGAGTCGCTCGCCTTCGCGCACGCCGTCTGCGCCGGCCACCCCACCTCCGGCGCGGCCGGCGCGGAGCCGTTGCGCCAGCGGTTCGGCTTCCTCAAGGCGCCGCGGAGCACCGTCCTGCAGCCCGGGCCGGTGCACGGCGGCGTCACCACCGACCCGGCCCGTCAGCTCGAGCGCCTCCTGGAGCAGCTCGTCGGCTAG
- a CDS encoding HipA family kinase produces MCKFRGAGQGLRVLVAEVVVAGLAERIGLRTPRIVALDLDPQIARYEADEEVQDLLNASAGLNLGTDFLPGSFGFDGHVPAGSTDPARVLWLDAFVANVDRSWRNPNLLLWHGNLWVIDHGASLYFHHAWGGGVTDPARFAAQPWSVDDHVFRDHVSDLPGVDAELGALLGEQVFVNVLAEVPDEWLEPVPGADDAEAVRAAYVAFLSARLGTRQWLPGAAA; encoded by the coding sequence GTGTGCAAGTTCCGCGGCGCCGGCCAGGGACTGCGCGTGCTGGTCGCCGAGGTCGTGGTGGCCGGCCTGGCCGAGCGGATCGGGCTGCGCACCCCGCGGATCGTCGCGCTCGACCTCGACCCGCAGATCGCGCGGTACGAGGCCGACGAGGAGGTCCAGGACCTGCTCAACGCCAGTGCCGGGCTCAACCTCGGCACCGACTTCCTGCCCGGCTCGTTCGGCTTCGACGGCCACGTGCCCGCCGGCAGCACCGACCCTGCGCGGGTGCTGTGGCTCGACGCGTTCGTGGCCAACGTGGACCGGTCCTGGCGCAACCCCAACCTGCTGCTGTGGCACGGCAACCTCTGGGTCATCGACCACGGGGCCAGCCTCTACTTCCACCACGCCTGGGGCGGGGGTGTCACCGACCCGGCGCGGTTCGCCGCCCAGCCGTGGAGCGTGGACGACCACGTCTTCCGCGACCACGTGTCCGACCTCCCGGGGGTTGACGCCGAGCTGGGCGCGCTGCTGGGGGAGCAGGTCTTCGTCAACGTGCTGGCCGAGGTCCCCGACGAGTGGCTGGAGCCGGTGCCCGGCGCCGACGACGCCGAGGCCGTGCGCGCGGCGTACGTCGCCTTCCTCAGCGCCCGGCTGGGCACCCGCCAGTGGCTCCCGGGAGCGGCGGCGTGA
- a CDS encoding PPK2 family polyphosphate kinase: MTAADLRLPPGPVDLSALDSGATPGFDGDKKAGKGALMALGDELSDLQERLYAEGVADVGHGRALLLVLQGMDTSGKGGVLRHTVGLVDPQGVSIHSFKRPTEEELQHDFLWRIRKALPDKGRIGVFDRSHYEDVLIGRVRELAPKKEIEERYDAINAFETEALGAGITIIKCMLHISAETQRERLLARLDDPQKHWKFNPADVDERALWPKYQEAYEIALERTNTEVAPWYVVPSDHKWYRNLAIGQLLHETLLAMNPQWPAADFDVEEQRQRLLTEVPLQ, from the coding sequence CTGACCGCCGCGGACCTGCGGCTCCCACCCGGCCCGGTCGACCTCAGCGCGCTGGACAGCGGGGCGACCCCGGGCTTCGACGGCGACAAGAAGGCCGGCAAGGGCGCGCTCATGGCGCTCGGCGACGAGCTGTCGGACCTCCAGGAGCGGCTGTACGCCGAAGGCGTGGCCGACGTCGGCCACGGCCGCGCCCTGCTGCTGGTGCTGCAGGGCATGGACACCTCCGGCAAGGGCGGGGTGCTGCGCCACACCGTCGGGCTGGTCGACCCCCAGGGCGTCTCGATCCACTCCTTCAAGCGGCCGACGGAGGAGGAGCTGCAGCACGACTTCCTGTGGCGCATCCGCAAGGCGCTGCCCGACAAGGGCCGCATCGGCGTCTTCGACCGCTCGCACTACGAGGACGTGCTCATCGGCCGGGTGCGTGAGCTGGCGCCGAAGAAGGAGATCGAGGAGCGCTACGACGCCATCAACGCCTTCGAGACCGAGGCCCTCGGCGCCGGGATCACGATCATCAAGTGCATGCTGCACATCTCGGCCGAGACCCAGCGCGAGCGCCTCCTGGCCCGCCTGGACGACCCGCAGAAGCACTGGAAGTTCAACCCCGCCGACGTCGACGAGCGCGCGCTGTGGCCGAAGTACCAGGAGGCCTACGAGATCGCGCTCGAGCGCACCAACACCGAGGTCGCGCCCTGGTACGTCGTGCCGAGCGACCACAAGTGGTACCGCAACCTGGCCATCGGCCAGCTGCTCCACGAGACCCTGCTGGCCATGAACCCGCAGTGGCCGGCCGCCGACTTCGACGTGGAGGAGCAGCGCCAACGCCTGCTCACCGAGGTCCCCCTGCAGTGA
- a CDS encoding GNAT family N-acetyltransferase gives MSVPVVVVDRDRELHGVARPGESWAAAARRTCASLHADPEPVDLSGEVKRFVVDHDTRVTTRAMTRGDLDDVVAWRRSEAVERWWSQGELADADIAEKYAERVDGRSPTRMWVIEVNGRSVGFVQDYRIGDYPEYAVLGPDPDAIGVDYAIGADQWRGRGLGPRVLWAWMQRARSRFPEATTYFAAPDHRNAASLRVLAKAGFAEGLWFDEPQAGGGVTTVVGCTLDVPTVIG, from the coding sequence GTGTCCGTCCCCGTCGTCGTGGTCGACCGCGATCGCGAGCTCCACGGTGTGGCGCGTCCGGGGGAGTCCTGGGCCGCGGCCGCGCGGCGCACGTGCGCCAGCCTGCACGCCGACCCCGAGCCGGTCGACCTGTCCGGTGAGGTCAAGCGCTTCGTCGTCGACCACGACACCCGGGTCACCACCCGGGCGATGACGCGAGGCGATCTCGACGACGTGGTCGCGTGGCGGCGCAGCGAGGCGGTCGAGCGCTGGTGGTCCCAGGGCGAGCTGGCCGACGCCGACATCGCCGAGAAGTACGCCGAGCGCGTCGACGGTCGCAGCCCCACCCGGATGTGGGTGATCGAGGTCAACGGCCGCTCGGTCGGGTTCGTGCAGGACTACCGGATCGGCGACTACCCGGAGTACGCCGTCCTCGGCCCGGATCCCGACGCCATCGGCGTGGACTACGCGATCGGCGCCGACCAGTGGCGCGGTCGTGGGCTCGGCCCGCGCGTGCTGTGGGCCTGGATGCAGCGGGCGCGGAGCCGTTTCCCGGAGGCGACGACCTACTTCGCGGCGCCCGACCACCGCAACGCCGCCAGCCTGCGGGTGCTGGCCAAGGCGGGCTTCGCGGAGGGGCTGTGGTTCGACGAGCCGCAGGCGGGCGGGGGCGTCACCACGGTGGTCGGCTGCACGCTCGACGTGCCGACGGTCATAGGTTGA
- a CDS encoding thioesterase family protein, translated as MSAYFHRTGEHTFAPTEHVSGAWDLDQQHVGPSLGLLTHAVEQRAGDKVATRLGFDILGVLPMEEVEVRTSVLRAGRTVELVEAVLSHAGRPAVSLRAWLMDVRDTSAVRGSAEAELAGPGELAPWDPTTVWGGGYLASAQVRRDEREPGRAQYWVRTDTVLLADEPTSRLSRAAALFDIANGMTVRESPERVRFPNVDLTAHLVRRPAEGWLGFDTTVTFGPEGHGLTRSVLHDEHGPLGAVAQTLTVRPQ; from the coding sequence ATGTCCGCCTACTTCCACCGCACCGGTGAGCACACGTTCGCCCCGACCGAGCACGTCAGCGGCGCCTGGGACCTCGACCAGCAGCACGTCGGGCCCTCGCTGGGCCTGCTCACCCACGCGGTCGAACAGAGGGCCGGCGACAAGGTGGCGACCCGCCTCGGCTTCGACATCCTCGGCGTGCTGCCGATGGAGGAGGTCGAGGTGCGCACGAGCGTGCTGCGCGCGGGGCGGACCGTCGAGCTGGTCGAGGCGGTGCTCAGCCACGCCGGTCGACCGGCGGTGAGCCTGCGGGCGTGGCTCATGGACGTCCGCGACACGAGCGCCGTCCGGGGCAGCGCGGAGGCGGAGCTGGCCGGGCCCGGGGAGCTCGCGCCCTGGGACCCGACCACGGTCTGGGGCGGCGGCTACCTCGCCTCGGCGCAGGTGCGCCGGGACGAGCGGGAGCCCGGGCGCGCGCAGTACTGGGTGCGCACCGACACCGTGCTGCTGGCGGACGAGCCCACCAGCCGGCTGAGCCGGGCGGCGGCGCTGTTCGACATCGCCAACGGCATGACCGTGCGCGAGTCACCCGAGCGGGTGCGCTTCCCCAACGTCGACCTCACCGCGCACCTGGTCCGACGCCCGGCCGAGGGCTGGCTGGGCTTCGACACCACGGTCACCTTCGGTCCGGAGGGCCACGGGCTGACCCGCAGCGTCCTCCACGACGAGCACGGTCCGCTCGGGGCCGTGGCGCAGACCCTGACGGTGCGGCCGCAGTGA
- a CDS encoding regulatory protein RecX, whose protein sequence is MHDETRPAPDWLGDVSEGVDAWTRRTPGERPATPGEDAGGRGPAARTSWGTRSEEPAGGGQRRRPARGRSSARRGRRDREEQRPDAHLPRDPAREAPAADPESVARTILLDQLTGRARSRKELGDKLAAKDVPAEVADGVLDRFEEVGLVDDGAFARTWVSQRQPASGGGKGLARRALAQELRRKGIDDETAREALDELDPAAEEEAARELVRRKLRSLSRVDDATATRRLVGMLGRKGYSSGLAFSVVKDELRDAGREEPQEPHSV, encoded by the coding sequence GTGCACGACGAGACGAGACCGGCGCCCGACTGGCTCGGTGACGTGAGCGAGGGCGTCGACGCCTGGACGCGCCGTACGCCGGGCGAGCGGCCGGCCACCCCCGGCGAGGACGCCGGGGGCCGCGGGCCGGCGGCGCGCACCAGCTGGGGCACCCGGTCCGAGGAGCCTGCGGGCGGGGGCCAGCGTCGGCGCCCGGCCCGCGGCCGCAGCTCGGCCCGCCGCGGCCGGCGCGACCGCGAGGAGCAGCGACCCGACGCCCACCTGCCGCGCGACCCGGCCCGCGAGGCGCCGGCGGCCGATCCCGAGTCGGTGGCGCGCACCATCCTGCTCGACCAGCTCACCGGCCGGGCCCGCAGTCGCAAGGAGCTGGGCGACAAGCTCGCGGCCAAGGACGTCCCGGCCGAGGTGGCCGACGGCGTGCTCGACCGGTTCGAGGAGGTCGGGCTGGTCGACGACGGCGCCTTCGCCCGGACCTGGGTCAGCCAGCGGCAGCCGGCCTCGGGCGGCGGCAAGGGGCTGGCCCGCCGGGCCCTGGCCCAGGAGCTGCGCCGCAAGGGCATCGACGACGAGACCGCCCGCGAGGCCCTGGACGAGCTCGACCCGGCGGCGGAGGAGGAGGCGGCCCGCGAGCTGGTGCGGCGCAAGCTGCGCTCGCTGAGCCGGGTCGACGACGCCACCGCGACTCGGCGACTGGTCGGCATGCTGGGCCGCAAGGGCTACTCCAGCGGTCTGGCCTTCAGCGTGGTCAAGGACGAGCTGCGCGACGCCGGGCGCGAGGAGCCCCAGGAGCCGCACTCGGTCTGA
- the recA gene encoding recombinase RecA — translation MAQDREKALDVALANIEKQFGKGSVMRLGDETRAPLEVIPTGSIALDVALGIGGLPRGRVVEIYGPESSGKTTVALHAVANAQRAGGIVGFIDAEHALDPEYAKSLGVDTDALLVSQPDSGEQALEIADMLIRSGALDLIVIDSVAALVPRAEIEGEMGDSHVGLQARLMSQALRKMTGALNNSGTTAIFINQLREKIGVMFGSPETTTGGRALKFYSSVRLDVRRIETLKDGTDMVGNRTRVKVVKNKVAPPFKQAEFDIMYGKGISREGGLIDVGVEAGIVRKAGAWYTYDGDQLGQGKENSRGFLRDNPDLANEIEKKILEKLGVVPSVADEAAPAEPVGVDDF, via the coding sequence ATGGCACAAGACCGGGAGAAGGCGCTCGACGTCGCTCTGGCCAACATCGAGAAGCAGTTCGGCAAGGGCTCGGTGATGCGGCTGGGCGACGAGACCCGCGCGCCGCTCGAGGTGATCCCCACCGGCTCCATCGCGCTCGACGTCGCGCTCGGCATCGGCGGCCTGCCGCGCGGGCGGGTCGTGGAGATCTACGGGCCGGAGTCCTCCGGCAAGACGACGGTCGCCCTGCACGCGGTGGCCAACGCCCAGCGCGCCGGCGGCATCGTCGGCTTCATCGACGCCGAGCACGCGCTCGACCCGGAGTACGCCAAGTCCCTCGGCGTCGACACCGACGCCCTGCTGGTCTCCCAGCCCGACTCCGGTGAGCAGGCGCTCGAGATCGCCGACATGCTGATCCGCTCCGGCGCCCTCGACCTGATCGTCATCGACTCCGTGGCCGCGCTGGTGCCGCGCGCCGAGATCGAGGGCGAGATGGGCGACAGCCACGTCGGCCTCCAGGCCCGGCTGATGAGCCAGGCGCTGCGCAAGATGACCGGTGCCCTCAACAACTCCGGCACGACCGCGATCTTCATCAACCAGCTGCGCGAGAAGATCGGCGTCATGTTCGGCTCGCCGGAGACCACGACCGGTGGCCGCGCGCTGAAGTTCTACTCCTCGGTCCGCCTCGACGTGCGTCGCATCGAGACGCTCAAGGACGGCACCGACATGGTCGGCAACCGGACCCGCGTCAAGGTCGTGAAGAACAAGGTCGCCCCGCCGTTCAAGCAGGCCGAGTTCGACATCATGTACGGCAAGGGCATCTCCCGCGAGGGTGGCCTCATCGACGTCGGCGTCGAGGCGGGCATCGTCCGCAAGGCCGGCGCCTGGTACACCTACGACGGCGACCAGCTCGGCCAAGGCAAGGAGAACTCCCGAGGGTTCCTGCGCGACAACCCCGACCTGGCCAACGAGATCGAGAAGAAGATCCTCGAGAAGCTCGGCGTCGTGCCCTCGGTGGCCGACGAGGCCGCGCCGGCCGAGCCCGTGGGCGTCGACGACTTCTGA